A single region of the Drosophila miranda strain MSH22 chromosome 2, D.miranda_PacBio2.1, whole genome shotgun sequence genome encodes:
- the LOC108154299 gene encoding uncharacterized protein LOC108154299 yields MSPLLIHLVALLALACVGQAFPYSYHMRAPSLLPQLSMSSGLEGGAAAAAGAPLANRIVVQSPSLDNVYMDYLVTSKPLNLRKYNKNGSKTKKTKKDSKIYYIPVPPLPFRHIPGIGLDYQPMKINPIILEKETPLTQTEVPQQSTTVRPLAPKPEPKPGKPSMNPNNLGYLYPSKLLRVQHHKDYYFNGRPHRLQVAHADAKSALTALNLKSKFYYNKNIIY; encoded by the coding sequence ATGTCGCCCCTGTTGATACACTTGGTGGCACTGTTGGCGCTGGCCTGTGTTGGCCAGGCCTTTCCCTACTCCTACCACATGAGAGCCCCGTCGCTGCTGCCGCAGTTGTCGATGTCGAGTGGCCTGGAGGGtggagccgccgccgccgccggcGCCCCGCTGGCCAACAGAATTGTCGTGCAGTCACCCTCGCTGGATAACGTGTATATGGATTATCTGGTCACCTCGAAGCCACTGAACCTGCGGAAGTACAACAAGAACGGCAGTAAGAcgaaaaaaacgaaaaaggaTTCGAAAATCTATTATATACCCGTACCCCCACTGCCCTTCCGTCATATACCCGGCATCGGTCTGGACTATCAGCCCATGAAAATCAATCCCATCATTCTGGAGAAGGAGACGCCGCTAACACAGACGGAGGTGCCGCAGCAGAGCACCACAGTGCGTCCATTAGCGCCgaagccagagccaaagcccGGCAAACCCTCAATGAATCCCAATAATCTGGGCTACCTCTATCCCAGCAAACTGTTGCGGGTGCAGCATCACAAGGATTACTACTTCAATGGACGTCCCCATCGGCTGCAAGTGGCCCACGCCGATGCCAAGTCCGCCCTGACTGCCCTCAATCTTAAGTCTAAGTTCTACTACaataaaaacattatttattaa